The genome window ATTGTGATTATGGATTTAGCCAAGCATGTTATCTAGCAATGCTGcataaaatcaaatctatgacTTTTGACCTAAGAGCCTAAGTCATGGTAAGAGAACACTGAAGGGACATATCATTGTTGGCTGAGAGCCTGGGGATTGAATCCAGGAATTGGAGTCGGCCACCATGGGAGGACAAATGGAATGGCCTTCCTTTCACCTTGTTGAGCATGATGTGGGGGAGATCTGCATTGGAGAGTCAATTGGGCAATTAATTATTGCAAATACTGATAATCTTACATAAGATCAGCAATTAATTAGTGCAAATACAGTGTAGTTGGGGAAAACACACTTTACACCTccctggtttttatttttttctacctgAATAtggtcatgatttttttttctaagggtGGAATTGgatatattaacaaatcaattaagaaaatgattcaaaacagaacaaatgtcgattaaaaaaataagagctaaatttgaaaacaaattaaaaaaaatcgaattaccaaggatgaatttaaaaataaaatctaattagaaataatcaatgtaaataaaataattacaaataacAATAAGAGAAGAAGGaccaaatcaaaagaaaaaaataaattgaagggttgatattattttttgcatagCCAGCACACAATTcgaggaagaaagagaaggaaaaaaaagaagcaattttAGGTCAAACCACATCGAACTACAACACACGTGCCACCTAGAGAGAAAAAGGACGCCGAGACGAATCAAATAGTGCGGCGAATTCACAGTTACAATCACTGGAGCCAGTCGCACGAACCACCAGACAGCGACAAAGCGGCACGAACTGACATACACGCGCCACCCAAAAAGAAAGAGGATGCCGAGACGAATCAAATGATGCAGCAGATTCACGGTTACAATCACCAGAGCCAGTCGTACGAACTACCAAAGGTGACAAAACGGCTGATAAGTACGCATGGGAGACACGCATTAacaactttttcatttttttatttgtaaaaaaccaaaaatacccttagaactaaataataataacaaaaaaaaaaaccatggtgAAATTACAACCAAGCCCCTGAAACCAAGgttagaaaatttaaataataaggGTAATGTAGTAATTCTACTGATctatcaaataagaaaatacaaaaatgcccttgttattttatttaagggTTGCATTATAAATTTTACTATGCCTTACAAAATACAATTACTAAAATAACCTTGCACGATACACGAAAGACATTTATGGACTTGAAGGATATTGTTCAATATATCACAGGCATCATCTCAAGTGAAGTCAGATAAGAAGATTTGGAAAGCGAGCAAAGACGAGATTGATTTATATTGTAAGAAATTACAGCTTGATATTAGACAGAATTCTATTCCCAAGAGTGACAGTAACTAGAGAGCTAGCTAATATATGGACGAGCATGGCTCCCAACTTGGTGAAAGGGGATTTCTAGCCCGAAGAAATCCCATCAGTATGGGTGCAACAAGATGTCCTTTCTGCAGTAGATTTACTGAATCAACATCACACCTTCTCCTCCACTGTCATTGCTCCTGGTATTTTTGGTCTAGAGTAATTCAACGGTACGGAGTTTCAACCAGAATCTCTCAAAGTTTTCTACCGTCAATGGCTAAGCTACAACTCAGGGAAGTTAGTTTTCTCTGCAACCTTGTGGACTGGCAAGAAATAATCTAGTGTTCAATGGCGTGCAACCGAATTGACCATCTCCTTCTCAATTATAAATGTATAGAATTTCAGTTTGGATTCAAGCCATACAAGAGAGTTTCACATATACAATGTATTCTTTGACTAAAGGATCATAAGGTATTAAATTGTGGACCAACCCTGCTAAGAAGCACATGTTAACATACAAGCTGAGTGAAAAGGCCTGAGAAGGCATAGAATACCTGAGATGGGCAAAACAAAaaggaaggaaggagaaccacagagacaaaattttaattagcaCCCACGAAAGACAAAACTAGACTAGCCTAATCCCTAGATACCACACGAACCACCAAGGATAGCTATTGAAAACATGGTTACCCCTCCAGCAGGCATCATCTCCCCAACACAAACTCTGATACTCATCTCCAGCTACTTTCAGAACAGAAAACTGAAGCTATAGAGCACAGATCACAGAATAGCAAGAATATGAACCATAGAAACTTCCATAAGACAGTCTCTGAATACTTTCAATCATATCCATGCAATAAATTCTTCAACTCGAGAGACTCCTTGCTTAGCAAGACCATTCGCAAAGTGGTTTGCCTCACCTAGGACATGAGAGAAAAACACAGCACCCAAGGTCGAAGAGAAGCGAGCAGAAAGGATGAACAGCTCATGGAAATATGAAGGCCTAAAAGTTGGTTTGCTCATTCAGCTTACAACATTAGAAGAATCAGactcaataataattttattgttggaCAAATCACCTCTCAAAGATGATAATCTTAATGCCTTTACCACCGCTATCAACTCTGCTTTATTGGAGTTTTTGACCCCAGCTGAAATAGAAAAACGTCCATAACCATTCCCATGTGATCACGTAAGACTCCACCTATACCTGCTGGACCCAAGTCCTCCAAAGGAGAAACCATCAACATTCCATTTAACAGTAGAAAGCTCAGGAGCCGACCATAAAATAAGAGGCTGAGATTTCTGACAATTTGTCCACTAATCAAGCCACCAGCAAATAACAAAAGATCAGTTGCACAATAAGGAAAATATGAGAATAATACTTTAACCCGCACACAAAGCGTGGTAAGgattaagaagaaaatacaatcaaaatcatcatttttttttaatggttgaaGAGGAGATCTTACGCATAAGCCAAACAGACCACGATATTGCAAAAAATATCATAGTCCAGACTTTTCTTTGAAATGCTCCATGTACCAAAAATTCCCATTAGTGAAACAAATCAGATAGACTACCAAGACAACACCAAGAGAGAGCCCCACCAgcctataaattaattttgaccagATACTACACTGCTTTTGGCAATGAATTAAAAGATGGTCAACAAATTCCTCAGCCATTACATTTCTTGTAGCTTCTATGGTAGATAGTTGAAAGTTAAAAATGGGCAAGACTTTCAGAAAAGGAGGTCATAGATGAAGTGGTTTTTGGACTTAAGCCATGCGTACTCAGCACGGgggctattttttattttttatagaagtttAATTTACATCTCTTATGCACTAGTTTTTATTCAGATCACTAGTTCTTAGACAAAAGACAGCAAAAACATGCTCTAATGTTGGTAGATCTCATTCTCAAGGCGCGGCGTAAGAACAACTTCTAATGGCGTTGCTTTCGGCAAAGTGAGTCCTAAGCCTTCACTCATGTCAACTTGAGCATTCATTGGGGTGCTGAAATTGAAGCCTTGAAGCAACCGGGAAAGCGTCAAGTGAAGCATTTGCAAGCTAGAAGAAATCCCAGGGCACAATCTTCTCCCTGAACCAAATGGAACATACTCAAACTGCTGACCTCTAACATCTGTTGATCCATGGCTCGTAAGGAACCTCTCAGGATGGAACTCATATGGATTTTCCCATATTCGCGCATCTCGATGAAGCTTCCACGCGTTAACTAGTAATTGAGTGCCTCGAGGAACGAGATAGCCATCCACGTAGCAATCTTCCAAGGACTCACGTGGTACCAATAGGGGGCCAGGAGGGTATAGTCTCAAGGTTTCCTTCACAATGGCTTGAAGGTACACTAAGTTCTTGATATCTGATTCTTCTACCCATCTTGTTGTTCCTACATGGACATCAATCTCTTTCTGTGCTCTTTTTAGCACTTCAGTATGGTTAAGTAGAAGAGACAGTGCCCATGTCAAGGTGACAGAAGTAGTATCTGTGCCTGCTAATATAAGATTCTGCAGAGCACAAACAATATCAGCAATTAGAAATGCAATAATGTTGACGAGGATGTTATACAGAATGTTGTGAGTTCACTTACCAGCGCAGTTGCCTTGACAATGGTTTCTCTTTTGTATCCGAAGATGGGATCATCACCTACTGCAAGAGATTCTAACATGACATCCATGAAGTCCTTCTCTTCTTTCCTCACCCTGCCCTCTTCCCTACGCTGAAGATGTTCTACAAGCCAACCACTCACAACATGGTCCAACTCCTTGGCGACACGCTTCATAGATTTCACATGTCCTTGCAAATCCATCCATTCAGTAAAAGGAATCAAATCAGAAATTACTAAAACCCCACCCAAGTAAAAGAACTCTCTGACTAATCTTCCAAATGCTCCTGAATCTTTGCCAATACCACTACAATATCTCTTCCCCGCAATTAGTCGAAACATCACATTCGCAACTACACAGGAAAACCATTGACTCATGTCCACCAACACGGAACCATTGCTACAAGTCGTGTGCAATTCCTTGATACATGTTTCTATTTCCGAAACTCTCACATGCTTGAGCAGCTCAAGCCTGCGGTTCGACAGAAGCTCTTGCGTTGCGATCTTCCGCATCTCAAGCCAGTATTCTCCATACGGATGGAATCCGAAGAAGGCATCATCATAACCCATGTATTTTGAAGCAGCAAAACTCGGACGATTTAGGAATTTTCGGTCGTTGGTTTTGAAGCATTCCTTCACAGATTCCCAGCTACTAGTAACAAGCGTCCGTCTCATGCCAAGCCTGATTGAAAAAACTGGTCCATGCTTATCAGCCAGGTCTCCAAGAATTCGGAAAAATGGAATTTGACTATTGAGAATCCTCAGATGTCCTATCAAAGGCCATGCACCAGAGGGTTCAGGTGGTGGTaaggttttgtttcttttgtgacTGGTTGACAGTATTCTCCATATGATCATGCATAGAAGAACTAGCCCCGGAAAGAAACTTTCCATTGCTAAAACTTTCATTTTGGGTTGTGTGTGGAGAAAGAAGTGTCTTAGGTACATGCCTGATAATTTGACACCTATTTGTACATGACATGAAGCACAAGCAATTGCAAGTTGAcagtaaataatttttacaatgCCATCCGATAATCAATGATGCTGACATTAACTTACATCCAATAATTATGAGGTTAAATAATTGGGTAatgagataataataatttaaaataaaacaaattaaaataaattataaaatttaattaataataagtttattgttaaatgattaaatttgaaaaaaaaatcaatctaaaaaaaatattaaaaaaatatttccaaacaaaattataaaaacatcattggcagtCTCGTAAGATCTTTCTAAACTTCAATTACCTTAAAATTCTAACATGAGATATAATAATATGTAAGGAGATTCCTCATAGAATTTTATCTCGATCTAACAATCGgttgataaatataattgataccgtaaaattgaataatgtttaacaaaaacaaaaagcaaaaaaaaaatatttgattaggacGGAATTAAGTGGAATTTCTGAAACAAACTAAAATtctaaacaagataaaaaaatttcttatttgtttggttttttaaattgaaacaagATATACCAGATATTctatacccaaaaaaaaaaaattagcaacctTGATTTCATGTACTAAAGGAAAGGTCTTCATGAATCAAGGGTCCTCAATCTGTCcgagtaaaaataaatatggaaaCATAAGAGGTAACTTAACTGGTCAGGTCTTGAGTTTTCTTCTTAATGGTCATGAGTTCGAGTCTCCTTAGGGCCActagaagcttacatggtcgttaatttcagacaataattaatttttacaatgGCATCCGATAATCAATGATGCTGCCATTAACTTTATGACATCCAATAATTATGAGGATCAATAATTCTAAATCCgtaacccgggtcatgagataataataacccaaaataaaacaaattgaaacaaattacaaaactcaatcaccaataaatttattgttgaatgataaaattttaaaaaaaattatctaaaaaaaaaacacaataaattaacatttctgaacaaaatcataaaaacatcattggcagtCTCGTAAGATCTTTCTAAACTTCGATTACcctaaaattctaaaatgagATATAACAATATGTAAGGAGATTCCTCGTAGAATTTTATCTCGATCCAACAATCGgttgataaatataattgatatcGTAAAATTggatagtatttaaaaaaacaaaaagcaaaaaaaaaaaatatttgatcggGATGGAATTAAGTGGAATTttgaaagaaactaaaattTTGAACGAGATAAAATTTGTTcttatttgtttggtttttttaattgaaacaagatattccagatattctgtacaaaaaaaaaaattagcaacctTGATTTCATATACTAAAGGAAAGGTTTTTATGGGAAACTTGAAAGGTAACTCAATTGATTAGATCTTGAGTTTGCTTTTTAATAATCATGAGTTCGAGTCTTTTAAGAatcattaaagatttatatagttgttaatttcagaacttataaaattaataaacatacGCACAAGCattcaaactaataaaaaaaaaatatggtggtCTGTCTTTTCACAAGTCATTGTAATACAGTTTACACCACATGCAAGCGAGAGTGGAaggtcccccccccccccccgaaaTTCAACATTTCAATAGGTTGCGTTTGATTTTGGCATGAATTCATCAGATATTTCCCCCTCCAAATCTACAtagaatcttaaaaaaatctttctttataCTGAcgaaattacataaaataaaacaaatcaaaacaaattacaaaactcaatcaccaataaatttattattgaatgataaaattttaaaaaaaattatctaaaaaaaacacaataaattaacatttctgaacaaaatcataaaaacatcattggcagtCTCGTAAGATCTTTCTCTTCGATTACcctaaaattctaaaatgagATATAACAATATGCAAGGATATTCCTCGTAGAATTTTATCTCGATCCAACAATCGgttgataaatataattgatatcGTAAAATTggatagtatttaaaaaaacaaaaagcaaaaaaaaaatatttgatcggGATGGAATTAAGTGGAATTttgaaagaaactaaaattTTGAACGAGATAAAATTTGTTcttatttgtttggtttttttaattgaaacaagatattccagatattctgtacaaaaaaaaaaattagcaacctTGATTTCATATACTAAAGGAAAGGTCTTCATGAATCAAGAGTCCTCAATCTGTCcgagtaaaaataaatatgggaAACTTGAAAGGTAACTTAATTGGTTAGATCTTGAGTTTGCTTTTTAATAATCATGAGTTCGAGTCTTTTCAGAATCATTAGAGatttatatagttgttaatttcaaaacttgtaaaattaataaatatacgCACAAGCCGGCTAAACattcaaactaataaaaaataaaaaaaatatggtgggCTGTCTTTTCACGGGTCATTGTAATACAGTTTACACCACATGCAAGCGAGAGTGGAAGTTTTCATCATGGAGACAAGTGGCCCTCAACATTTCAATAGGTTGCGTTTGATTTTGGCATGAATTCATCAGATATTTCTACATAGAATCTTTAAAAAGTCTTTCTTTATACTGACGAAATTACATATGCAAATCtacattttgataatttttctctttattatttttttttgtttttcattatccCATGTTATAAGGAGGTGTGGTTCCATGTTGTAAGGAGGTGTAGCTAGTCGTCACCTACATCCATATTCATAAATTGCATGATTAGTTCTTTACCTGTGAAGTTAGGCATCAATCAATCCGAAAGaattattaagaaaacaaaaaagaaagaaacaatttttGCATGAAGCATGGAGCCAAAAGGCATCAATCaatcctctctctctcaagaAAATATCTTCAAATAGTGTATAGAAGAGGTTGGAGCACTAGTAAAGTTGGGAATTCTTATAACGTTTAACTAAGCTTGGAATGGAAAATAATCCTTCAGAGGAGGTCTcacaaatcaaaccaaatagGGTGGTGTGTGTTTTGTGATGAACAAGTCCTGGATCTGCATGAAGCAAGACCCATTGCATGATAGAATTGGTAATTTGATCCATCAGGATGTGACTGGGGTTTCTGTACCAAGAGCTTGTGATCTTTAAGCTTATTAATCCCTTGTGCAGGTTCATAAGATCAATGGCGTTGGAGGCAGGACACTACaagctatatatatagtctCCTTGTAAGAACTTCAAACTCCACGACGTTCATTTGTTTTATTGCTTGTTGCTTTCAATCAATTAGCTCTACTCAATGattttaacacaaaaatcatTACTGTTTAAGAGCTCTACATGGACAATCAAATCCTATATTGCTTTTGGTCCTGTTCTATGAGCAGCTTATAAATCATGTTTAAATCAATGTCTGGTGATTGATGAGGTCACAGATGAAACTAAGATCAGATATTATATAGAAACACTAGAAAGACAGTACACTATTACGCGTGAGCTACTGAAAACTCCAGAAATGGAGAACTGTACAGAACTGGTGGAGAACATAATctattcatcatttttcatttaaacaTTCTCAAATGTTCTAACTTTGCGTTTAAAAATAGTTATGCCCTAACTCATTACATAGCTGCAGATCTCCATCATAAACATAATCTCCAGTACCTTAGGCCTTCCCACCACTAGTAGCTGCTCTAATTATCTGAAAAGGAACTGCAGGCCACACAAAGGAATGCATTGAAGTTCAGCACTGAATGCATAGATATCAAACCTAGTTATAACCAATGCAGTATAGAACACAATTCTGAAACAGCAAGATAATGATGTTGAAGTACCCTTAAGCAGTGACAGATAAACTTTCATCCACGGTATCTCTCTATTTTAGCAGGGAATGGGGGAAGAGAGACTAAAATCACCCACAGTATCTCTCTATTTCTCACTTAAGCAGTGACAGATAAACTTTCACCTCCAAAAATTGACTGCTTAAACTTTCACAATATGAAGACAGAATCAGAGCAGATGATGACGGTAAATGGAATATACAGATATATGAATTTTCATGGGTGGAAAATTGAGCAGAAAATTTCATATCAATAATGCCCAACAATGAGACAGACAGAATTTAAAGAGTTCAACATGCTAGAAAGAACATACACGATCCAATTACAACAAAGACAAGGAATCCAAGTAATACTGGTCCAACTGGGTAGTCATATCCTTTCTTCGTTGAAGTTTCATGGACAGATCCTCTCCTGGTGATGTTCTTCTGAAACTTAGCCACTTTCCTCTCTGAAAGGCGCTTTGAAGTTGTCTGTCAAATccaaatgaaaatcaaaacagGTTTCTAAGAATCCTATCTAACCGGGCGAAGACACAAGTGAATAgactaacaaaaatatcatatcaaaactTTGACCATCAGGCCGCAATCAATCGGCAAACCAGGGCAAACAAAACTGCAAAACTTGCCAAAATTCCACTAAGAGATCAACATTTTTGCTGCAATGCTCACCAATGAAACTGCGAAACTAAAGTCAAAATTAAGCATTTACCATTAACACCAACACTTTAGTTCTGTGACACAATTGATATGAGCAATATCCATTTCTAAATATCCCTTTACATTTCCATTTTCACGTCTTTCTTTTCTCCCATTTGAAACTCTGttcagagagagaaaaaagttgttcaagggaaaaaataatatatatataaaaacactgGACAAGTTTTAGCAAAAAGCAAAATGATCCACTAAAATCAAACATTTATTCAAGATTCAACAAAAGAAGCCTCTTTTCACATTTTAGACCCAGCATATCAACTAAACTGAAACATAAGAACTGATAGACCCAAAAACATGCACAAGTACAATGTAGAGCAGTAaactacaacaacaacaaaaaccctTAACtgttcaataaaaacaataggAAAGAAAACCTAACGGGAGAGATGTAAGTACCATTGTtctcataacccatttttggtaACTcccaaatttttttccttttcctcaaaaaaaaaaaaaaaaaactgcacggtgccgttttgaactgcacggtgccgttttgaacggcacggtgcatcttcttctcccctgcaaatgcagagacaggggagaagaagatttttgaaatctttttccCGCTCACCCTTTCCTTCTCTACCTCCCCACTTGTCTAACTACTTACACAACCCATACCCTCATTAATGGAGAAACAGGAGATCCATGCCCCGGCCACCATGCCCTGTGCTTGTACAGGGTATGGTGAACCTCTCCTCCTCTGCCTATAAATACCCGAGGAGG of Populus trichocarpa isolate Nisqually-1 chromosome 16, P.trichocarpa_v4.1, whole genome shotgun sequence contains these proteins:
- the LOC112324480 gene encoding cytochrome P450 CYP82D47 — protein: MYLRHFFLHTQPKMKVLAMESFFPGLVLLCMIIWRILSTSHKRNKTLPPPEPSGAWPLIGHLRILNSQIPFFRILGDLADKHGPVFSIRLGMRRTLVTSSWESVKECFKTNDRKFLNRPSFAASKYMGYDDAFFGFHPYGEYWLEMRKIATQELLSNRRLELLKHVRVSEIETCIKELHTTCSNGSVLVDMSQWFSCVVANVMFRLIAGKRYCSGIGKDSGAFGRLVREFFYLGGVLVISDLIPFTEWMDLQGHVKSMKRVAKELDHVVSGWLVEHLQRREEGRVRKEEKDFMDVMLESLAVGDDPIFGYKRETIVKATALNLILAGTDTTSVTLTWALSLLLNHTEVLKRAQKEIDVHVGTTRWVEESDIKNLVYLQAIVKETLRLYPPGPLLVPRESLEDCYVDGYLVPRGTQLLVNAWKLHRDARIWENPYEFHPERFLTSHGSTDVRGQQFEYVPFGSGRRLCPGISSSLQMLHLTLSRLLQGFNFSTPMNAQVDMSEGLGLTLPKATPLEVVLTPRLENEIYQH
- the LOC18106024 gene encoding uncharacterized protein LOC18106024, which codes for MTTSKRLSERKVAKFQKNITRRGSVHETSTKKGYDYPVGPVLLGFLVFVVIGSFPFQIIRAATSGGKA